The window ACGCCTCCATCGCGTGGCTGCTCAAGTTCGTCGCCAAGCACTCCTTCAACGCCTTCGTGATCTACCGCATCGTCGTCGGCGTGCTCCTGCTCGGCCTGCTCGGCACCGGCACGCTCAGCAGCTGAGCCGGCCCGCCGCCCACCCACGGGGTGCGGCCGCCCGACCCCGGGCGCCGCACCCCGTCGCCGTCTCCGCACCCCGCGGCTTGACACTCCCGGTCCGCAGCGCGCAGGATCGCTCCCGTGAACCTGTCAGACAGCCAGACAGGTGGTCTGGGTCCGCGGCGCGTCAGTGCCATGGAAGCGGTCCTCGCCCACCTGCGCGGCGCCATCGAACGTGGCGAGTACGCCATCGGCGACAAGCTTCCCTCCGAGGCCGAGCTGTGCCGGACCCTCGAGGTGTCCCGGCCCGTGCTCCGCGAGGCGCTGCGCGCGCTGCAGACGATGGGCCTGACCGTCTCCCGGACCGGCAAGGGCACCTTCGTCGTCGCCGGCTCGGTCGAGGACCCCACCTTCGGCGACTACGCGGCCAGCGACCTGCTCGAAGTGCGCCGCCACATAGAGATCCCGGTCGCCGGATACGCGGCCCTGCGCCGCACCCCGGAGAACCTGGACCACCTGGTGCACATCCTGGACCGCATGGAACGGGAGACGGACACCACCGCCTGGGTCGCGATGGACACCCTCTTCCACCTCGCCGTGGCCGAGGCCGCCCAGAACCCGGTCTTCCGCCGGGTCATCGAGGAGATCCGCGACGCCCTCGCGCGTCAGTCGGCGTTCCTCAACGAGCTGGGCGGGCGCCGCGAGCAGTCCAACCGCGAGCACCGGGCGATCGTCGAGGCGCTCGTCGACGGTTCCGAGCTCGACGCGGTGGAGGCCATGAGCCACCACCTGGACCGCGTCGAGACCTCCCTCACCGACATCGTGCGCCCCCGGCGCACCGACCTTCCCGCGCCGTCCGGACCTGAGACGTGAGCGGGCGGCACTTCGCGGACCCGCCACGGCTCCCGACCGGTGCCGTGGCGCTCCCCGCCCACACCCACGGCGCCGGGCGCACCACCGGGCCCGTTCCGCCGGCGATCGTCGCGGCGCCGCCCACGGGCCCGTACGGCCTCCCCGGCCGAATAACGCGCCAGTCCACCGGTGCGGACGCGTGACCCGCGTACCGGCCGAAACCGACCCCGAGATGCAGGCAGTGATGCTCAGCAGTTCCCCCGTGGACGCGCCCGTCGTCCGCGAACCCCTCCACGCCCCCGTCGCCCACCTCCTGCGCAGCGGCGTCGTCGAGGGCATCCACTACGGCTCGGTCGTCGTCCTCGACGGCGACGGCCAGGTGCGGTTCCAGCTCGGCGACATCGAGGCCGCCTTCTACCCGCGCTCGGCCGTCAAGCCCCTCCAGGCCGTGGCCATGCTGCGTGCCGGCCTGCCCCTCGACGGCGCGCTGCTGTCGCTGGCGGCCGCCAGCCACTCCGGCGAGGAGCGCCACCTCGACGGCACCCGCCGCATCCTCGCCCTGGCCGGACTCGGCGAGGACGACCTGCGCAACGTGCCGGACATGCCGTTCGACCCGGCCGTCCGCGACGCGTGGGTCCGCGCGGGCCGGGCGCCGTCCCGCCTCGCCCAGAACTGCTCCGGCAAGCACGCGGCCATGCTGTGGACCGCCAAGCTCAACGGGTGGACCCTCGGGGACTACCTCGACCCGGCACACCCGCTCCAGCAGGCCGTCGCGCGGACCGTCGAGGACCTCACCGGCCAGCGTGTCGCCCGTGTGAGCGTCGACGGCTGCGGGGCCCCGCTGTTCTCCATCTCGCTGCACGGCCTCGCCCGCGCCCTGGCCCGCATCACCTCGGCCGCGCCCGGCACGCCCGAGGCCCGGGTCGCCGACGCCATGCGCGAGCACGCCGAGATGGCCTCCGGCTCCGGCCGCGACGTGGCCGCACTCATGCGGGCGGTGCCCGGACTGCTCGCCAAGGA of the Streptomyces sp. 1222.5 genome contains:
- a CDS encoding FadR/GntR family transcriptional regulator; the protein is MEAVLAHLRGAIERGEYAIGDKLPSEAELCRTLEVSRPVLREALRALQTMGLTVSRTGKGTFVVAGSVEDPTFGDYAASDLLEVRRHIEIPVAGYAALRRTPENLDHLVHILDRMERETDTTAWVAMDTLFHLAVAEAAQNPVFRRVIEEIRDALARQSAFLNELGGRREQSNREHRAIVEALVDGSELDAVEAMSHHLDRVETSLTDIVRPRRTDLPAPSGPET
- a CDS encoding asparaginase, whose protein sequence is MLSSSPVDAPVVREPLHAPVAHLLRSGVVEGIHYGSVVVLDGDGQVRFQLGDIEAAFYPRSAVKPLQAVAMLRAGLPLDGALLSLAAASHSGEERHLDGTRRILALAGLGEDDLRNVPDMPFDPAVRDAWVRAGRAPSRLAQNCSGKHAAMLWTAKLNGWTLGDYLDPAHPLQQAVARTVEDLTGQRVARVSVDGCGAPLFSISLHGLARALARITSAAPGTPEARVADAMREHAEMASGSGRDVAALMRAVPGLLAKDGFEGVQVAALPDGTAVAVKIADGANRARIPVAAAALARAGVDPGLLTAFAGEPLLGGGEPVGSVRTVRALDPVPTPACV